The sequence TCAAAACCCTTTTGCGTACCCATCATAAGCTTTGCGACATCTCTTAGCTTGAAGTAGTTGTAGCCCTTGATGTTGTAGCAGCTCACATTTTGCACCTTGCCGTCAACACTAATATTTACATTATTAAGCTTAGCAGTGTTACGTGCACTAGCCTTGCTGCTTATTAAGATTAGTCCTATAAGCAAAATAAAAATTTTCTTTCTCATACTAACCTCCTATAAAATTTCTTCTTAACTATAGTATATATGATAATTCATTTTATTGCAATTGAATAATATTTTGGGGTATATATAAATGTAATGAGGTGACATAGATGAAGATATTAGTAACAGGCTTTGATCCCTTTGGCGGAGAAAATATAAATCCATCCATAGAAGCAGTTAAAAAGTTGCCAGAAAATATAGCTGGAGCAGAAATTATTAAACTTGAAGTGCCAACCGTAATTGGTAAATCAATTGAAAAGATAAAAGAAAAGCTTGAAGAAGTGCATCCAGATGTCGTCTTATCAATTGGTCAAGCAGGAGGCAGGACAGATATAGGTGTTGAAAGAATTGGTATTAACTGCGATGACTGCAAGATAAAGGACAACGAAGGTAATCAGCCTATAGATGAAAAAATTATTACAGATGGACCAGCGGCATATTTCTCAACACTACCAATCAAGGCCATAGTAAAAAATATAAAGGCTGGAGGAGTGCCAGCGAGCGTGTCAAACACAGCAGGTACCTTCATTTGTAATCACGTTCTTTATGGTGTACTTCACTTACAAGCAAGTAAGTATAAAGAGATGCGAGCAGGTTTTATACACATACCGTTTTTGCCAGAACAAGTAGTAGAGAAGAAAAATATGCCATCGATGACAATCGAAACTATAGTTAAGGGACTTACTTTGGCAATCGAAGCAATTGTAAATAACGATACTGACATAAAAATTACAGGCGGAACAACGCACTAAATAAAATTAGGAGGTATTTATGATATTTAGAGAAATTGAAGAAAAAGATATACAGAGCTTAGCTGCTTTAATGAAATCAGTTTACAACGAAGCTCCTTGGAACAATGAGTGGACTATGGAGACTGCGAGGGAAGCAGTGGAATGCCTCACAGCCTTTCCAAAGTTCTTTGGCCTACTTGCCATAGAGGGTGATGATATAGTAGGCGCCATTATGGGTAATGTTCGTCCATATTCAAAGCAAAGGACATACTACATCGACGAGTTCTTCGTATCAAGTGCGCATAGAAGACAGGGCATAGCAAAGAAGCTATATGAGAGCGCAAGAGAGAAGCTAAAGAATATGGGGGTAGCAGGTGCTTTCTTCACCACACTTAAGGGTAGCGACGCATATAAGTTTTATATAAAGGAAGGCGCCTTCGATCTAGATGACTCGGCAGTCTTCTACCACCCATTTAATTAAAGATAAAGACTAGTTGATTCTAGTCTTTTTTTGCGTAAAACTATTGACAAAAAAATTAATCAATGCTATAATCATATTGAACAAGGTTCAGTTAGGAGATTATATGACAAAAACTGTTACATCTAAGGATGCTATACTTCTTAAAATCAGAGAGATGGTTGCGAAGAAAGGACTCAATGCACTTAGCATAAGAGGACTTGCTAAGGAGCTTGGCTGCTCAGTAGGAACGATCTACTACTACTATCCATCGAAGGATGAGCTCATCATCGAAGCGATAGAGAGCGTATGGGAGGACATCTTCCACACGTCAGATTGGACTAAAGATGAAGCCTTCTCAGAATACATCAAAGACATCTTTGAGTATATCTTAGATGGCGTTAAGAAGTATCCAAACTTTTTTACACTACACTCCATTATGCTTCAAAGCAATACTAAGCCTAAAGCAAAGTCATCAATGTATATCTACATGACTAGACTTATGCAGAGGATGAAAGAAGTTTTAAACGCAGATGAAAAAGTTAGAGATGACGCTTTCACAGATGAGTTTACAAAGGACGACTTTATAAGCTTTATTATGTCAAACATCATGAGTCTCATACTTGACAAGTCGTACAAGAAGGATTTCTTCATATCCGTGATAGAAAAACTACTATATTAATAACCCGTCACACGCTTGACGGGTATATATAGAAGCTAATCTGAACAATGTTCAAACACAAGGAGATGATTTTATGCGTGCAATTTTTGAAAGTCTCTTCGACGCTATATACCTAGTAACAGTTCTTACTATAGGCATAAAAATGATGAAAGAGGCTAGGGGAAGAAAAGAGTACTACTTATTTGGGCTGATGGCAGTCGTTCTAGGTTTTGGAGACGCCTTCCACTTAGTACCAAGAATGCTAGCACTACTTACGACAGGTCTTGATGACTACACAGTCCCACTAGGCATAGGTAAGCTTATCACATCCATCACCATGACCGTATTTTATATAATTTTATACTATGTATGGAGGATACGCTACAAGATCGAAGGCAAAGAAGGACTCACATACACAGTTTATGCGCTAGCTATACTTAGAATACTTACATGCCTATGTCCAAGGAATGAATTTTTATCAAAATTACCACCACTATCTTGGGGCATACTAAGGAACATTCCATTCTTAATAATTGGACTTATAATTATTGCAATCTTTTACATCTCACAAAAAAAGCATCATGACAAAAACTTTAAGTACATGTGGCTAACGATAGTTCTAAGCTTTGCGTTCTACGCGCCAGTCGTTTTGTTCTCGCAAGAGCACCCAAACCTTGGCTTACTTATGATACCAAAGACATGCGCTTACGTATGGACAGTTTTGATTGGATACAAAGACATGAAAGGAGACAAGTATGAAGAAAAGACTACTTAATACCGCCTTCATCTATGGCATACTTGGCTTAGTAGCCGGCGCCTTCTATAGAGAGTACACAAAGTTTATAGGCTTTAGTGGATACACAAGCCTTGCCTTTGTACACACGCACCTTTTAGTCTTAGGCATGCTTGTCTTTTTATCGCTTGCATCCTTTTCCTTGATTGGCGATTTTACAAAGAATAAATACTTTAAACGCTTCTACTACACATATAACACAGCTCTTATATTAACAGCTTCAATGATATTTGCAAGAGGCATCTACGAAGTACTTAAATTTGAAAGTAAGGCGCTTGATGCATCCATCTCAGGCTTAGCAGGCATAGGACACATAGTCTTGGTAGTGGGACTTGTGTTTTTATTCACCTCACTAAAAGAAGCAATCAAAGAAAAATAACAAAGCAAAGTATAAATAAAATATATGCGCAAGACTTAATGCTTAAAAACTTAATTACACTTATACATGAATTATGTATATACATTTTGAATATACTTTATTCAACCCTCATTTCTCTATTAGCCTCATCTATATGATGAGGCTTTCCCTTTATTAAATATTTAATAAATTTATATTAAAGCGGTTTACTATAGATATAATTTATTTGACAGAAGCGACAAATGATGTTATATTTTTAATGTGCTGACATTAGTTGGTAACAGAACTTTAGGAGGTTTTTTATGAAAAAGAAATTATTTAGGACTAGTATTTTATTAATGTTGTTGCTATCTTTAGTGATATTTTCAGTAGCTTGCACAAAGAATAATGATACAAGTGACAATAAACCAAAAGAAGAAACAACAGCAAGTACAGATGAAACAAAAACATCTGAAGAACCAAAAGAAGAAGCTACCAATGGTGAAAAGGAAGTTATAAAAATATCAACAACTGGAAACCATGCATTTTTCTCTGAAACTAATGAAAAAACTGGAGAACTTCAAGGTTATGAAATAGATGTTTGGAATGAAATTGCAAAAAGAAATAATTGGGAAATTAAATGGGAGATAGCAGGATTCCCTGGAATTCTTGAGTTATTAGAAGCAGGCCGTGTTGATACTGTAGCTGATCAAATTGGAGTTACTGATGAACGTAAAAAGACATATAATTTTAGTGATGTATATTTCTATGTTCCATATAAGGTTGTAGTAGCAGAAGATAATAACACTATTCATGGAATCAAAGATGTATATGGTAAGAAACTAGGCTTACTTACAAATGATAT comes from Fenollaria sporofastidiosus and encodes:
- the pcp gene encoding pyroglutamyl-peptidase I yields the protein MKILVTGFDPFGGENINPSIEAVKKLPENIAGAEIIKLEVPTVIGKSIEKIKEKLEEVHPDVVLSIGQAGGRTDIGVERIGINCDDCKIKDNEGNQPIDEKIITDGPAAYFSTLPIKAIVKNIKAGGVPASVSNTAGTFICNHVLYGVLHLQASKYKEMRAGFIHIPFLPEQVVEKKNMPSMTIETIVKGLTLAIEAIVNNDTDIKITGGTTH
- a CDS encoding GNAT family N-acetyltransferase, encoding MIFREIEEKDIQSLAALMKSVYNEAPWNNEWTMETAREAVECLTAFPKFFGLLAIEGDDIVGAIMGNVRPYSKQRTYYIDEFFVSSAHRRQGIAKKLYESAREKLKNMGVAGAFFTTLKGSDAYKFYIKEGAFDLDDSAVFYHPFN
- a CDS encoding TetR/AcrR family transcriptional regulator, with amino-acid sequence MTKTVTSKDAILLKIREMVAKKGLNALSIRGLAKELGCSVGTIYYYYPSKDELIIEAIESVWEDIFHTSDWTKDEAFSEYIKDIFEYILDGVKKYPNFFTLHSIMLQSNTKPKAKSSMYIYMTRLMQRMKEVLNADEKVRDDAFTDEFTKDDFISFIMSNIMSLILDKSYKKDFFISVIEKLLY
- a CDS encoding DUF2871 domain-containing protein, translating into MKKRLLNTAFIYGILGLVAGAFYREYTKFIGFSGYTSLAFVHTHLLVLGMLVFLSLASFSLIGDFTKNKYFKRFYYTYNTALILTASMIFARGIYEVLKFESKALDASISGLAGIGHIVLVVGLVFLFTSLKEAIKEK
- a CDS encoding transporter substrate-binding domain-containing protein, encoding MKKKLFRTSILLMLLLSLVIFSVACTKNNDTSDNKPKEETTASTDETKTSEEPKEEATNGEKEVIKISTTGNHAFFSETNEKTGELQGYEIDVWNEIAKRNNWEIKWEIAGFPGILELLEAGRVDTVADQIGVTDERKKTYNFSDVYFYVPYKVVVAEDNNTIHGIKDVYGKKLGLLTNDIAYAFKDQFDPDGKIEYVEYDVSTAVHTDVALGRIDASLMSAMHINDVKEKSGLKIKGVGDTVYTEDAAYPFHKDERGEKLLKEVNKVLKELKEEGFLSETAKKWFGFDPMAE